The following coding sequences lie in one Phalacrocorax aristotelis chromosome 2, bGulAri2.1, whole genome shotgun sequence genomic window:
- the DIPK1C gene encoding divergent protein kinase domain 1C codes for MRGIPGLKRLRLKIWRRCTVVLLLLWAACWVLVSALLFLLHRSVFTERCTDEKSRRILARLCLDYSSGALTGDLCEDLCVAQKLVYKHCLYYDRGKKVIQADWRGQPIILKSKKEIFSSYEHLSMLEEVETQDIPETELLLMVALEVKNVLGLELSNNTMGPLWTRKKGPRWKAQVASMWSLLQQEEYIYFSLLQDFSKHVLRIIGSCGHFYAVEYLTAGHAWHKTLFPLENVVGPSLAGHRSKVRAIIDIALSFLDMVQHFDNDFSHRLHLCDIKPENFAIRHDLTVVAIDVDMAFFEPKMRDILEQNCTGDEDCNFFDCFSKCNLKIRKCGAQRANNNLQVICDKIFRRWFSPNLRGPLVSLPLQLQLQKAVQECAEPGHVDAAGHQRTLKSLSELYQLLQVTQRELQRAE; via the exons ATGAGGGGCATCCCGGGCTTGAAGCGGCTGCGGCTCAAAATCTGGCGGCGATGCACCGTGGTGCTCCTCCTCCTGTGGGCTGCCTGCTGGGTGCTGGTGAGCgccctgctcttcctcctccacaggAGCGTCTTCACCGAGCGCTGCACGGACGAGAAAAGCCGCCGGATCCTGGCGAGGCTG tgtcttgACTACAGCAGTGGAGCCCTGACTGGTGACCTCTGTGAAGACCTGTGTGTGGCACAGAAGCTGGTGTACAAGCACTGCCTTTACTATGACAGAGGTAAGAAGGTCATCCAGGCTGACTGGAGAGGCCAGCCCATCATCCTGAAATCCAAAAAGGAAATCTTCTCCAGTTATGAGCATCTCAGTATGCTAGAGGAGGTGGAAACACAGGATATTCCTGAAACAGAGCTTCTACTGATGGTAGCCTTGGAGGTCAAAAATGTCCTGGGGCTAGAACTGTCTAACAATACCATGGGGCCCCTGTGGACAAGGAAGAAGGGACCACGCTGGAAAGCACAGGTGGCCAGCATGTGGTCCTTGCTCCAGCAGGAAGAATATATCTACTTCAGTTTGCTGCAGGACTTCAGCAAACACGTGCTGCGAATTATTGGCTCTTGTGGACACTTTTATGCTGTGGAGTATCTCACAGCTGGACATGCCTGGCATAAAACtctttttcccttggaaaacGTGGTCGGTCCCTCCCTTGCTGGCCACAGAAGCAAGGTGAGAGCCATCATTGACATTGCGCTCAGCTTCCTGGACATGGTGCAGCATTTTGATAATGACTTCTCTCACCGACTTCACCTGTGTGACATCAAACCAGAAAACTTCGCTATCAGGCATGATCTCACG GTGGTCGCTATTGATGTGGATATGGCCTTTTTTGAACCCAAAATGAGGGACATCCTTGAACAGAACTGCACAGGAGACGAAGATTGTAAtttttttgattgcttttcaaaatgcaatctgaaaatcagaaaatgtgGGGCACAGAGAGCCAATAACAACTTGCAA gTAATTTGTGACAAAATATTCCGTCGCTGGTTTTCCCCAAATCTCAGAGGACCATTGGTTTCcctccccctgcagctgcagctgcagaaggctGTGCAGGAGTGTGCCGAGCCGGGGCACGTGGACGCTGCCGGGCACCAGAGGACTCTGAAATCTCTCTCCGAGTTATACCAGCTGCTTCAGGTCACTCAGCGAGAACTGCAAAGGGCAGAGTAG